In the Amblyraja radiata isolate CabotCenter1 chromosome 13, sAmbRad1.1.pri, whole genome shotgun sequence genome, one interval contains:
- the sptssb gene encoding serine palmitoyltransferase small subunit B, whose product MDMKGLKDTLAWLYYQYLLITCSYVLEPWEQTIFNSFLLIIVAMVLYTSYVFIPIHICLALEFFSGLGGGQTESRIAIMT is encoded by the coding sequence ATGGACATGAAAGGTCTGAAGGATACCTTGGCCTGGCTATATTACCAATACCTGCTTATTACATGTAGTTATGTGTTGGAGCCCTGGGAACAGACAATTTTCAATTCATTTCTGCTCATCATCGTGGCCATGGTTCTGTACACATCTTACGTCTTCATTCCCATTCACATTTGTCTGGCACTGGAGTTCTTTTCAGGCTTAGGTGGTGGTCAGACGGAAAGCAGAATTGCAATCATGACTTGA